One stretch of Oncorhynchus clarkii lewisi isolate Uvic-CL-2024 chromosome 1, UVic_Ocla_1.0, whole genome shotgun sequence DNA includes these proteins:
- the LOC139410737 gene encoding RING finger protein 122 isoform X2, with translation MTSEDIYNLPLNVYVIILGIGLFIFMLSLIFCCYMFRLRRQGTREQYGYNEVVLKGAGKKLSLLGQTCAVCLEQFKSRDELGVCPCSHAFHKKCLLKWLEIRSVCPMCNKPICRLQPDPPQGAERPQSPMEV, from the exons ATGACATCGGAAGACATCTACAACCTGCCCCTCAACGTGTACGTCATCATCCTGGGCATCGGCCTCTTCATCTTCATGCTCAGCCTGATCTtctgctgctacatgttcag GTTAAGGCGACAAGGCACAAGGGAGCAATACGGATATAATGAG GTTGTTTTGAAAGGAGCAGGAAAGAAACTGAGTCTTCTTGGA CAGACCTGTGCAGTGTGCTTAGAACAGTTCAAAAGCAGAGACGaacttggagtgtgtccctgctCACATGCCTTCCACAAGAA GTGTCTGTTAAAATGGCTGGAGATCCGCAGTGTCTGCCCTATGTGCAACAAACCTATCTGCCGTTTGCAGCCAGACCCCCCACAGGGCGCAGAGAGGCCCCAGAGCCCAATGGAggtgtga
- the LOC139410737 gene encoding RING finger protein 122 isoform X1 — protein MHPVRWCNGCLCGLRSQISDPYGKMTSEDIYNLPLNVYVIILGIGLFIFMLSLIFCCYMFRLRRQGTREQYGYNEVVLKGAGKKLSLLGQTCAVCLEQFKSRDELGVCPCSHAFHKKCLLKWLEIRSVCPMCNKPICRLQPDPPQGAERPQSPMEV, from the exons gaTGTCTGTGCGGTTTAAGATCGCAGATCTCAGACCCTTACGGCAAGATGACATCGGAAGACATCTACAACCTGCCCCTCAACGTGTACGTCATCATCCTGGGCATCGGCCTCTTCATCTTCATGCTCAGCCTGATCTtctgctgctacatgttcag GTTAAGGCGACAAGGCACAAGGGAGCAATACGGATATAATGAG GTTGTTTTGAAAGGAGCAGGAAAGAAACTGAGTCTTCTTGGA CAGACCTGTGCAGTGTGCTTAGAACAGTTCAAAAGCAGAGACGaacttggagtgtgtccctgctCACATGCCTTCCACAAGAA GTGTCTGTTAAAATGGCTGGAGATCCGCAGTGTCTGCCCTATGTGCAACAAACCTATCTGCCGTTTGCAGCCAGACCCCCCACAGGGCGCAGAGAGGCCCCAGAGCCCAATGGAggtgtga